ACCCATCAAATCTTAACCGACAATTCTATTTCGCCCATCAGGTGGGCCAATCCAAAGTCCAGATGCTTGTCGAAAATCTTCGTGCCATTCGTCCTGAGGTCCAGATTGACGCTCGAGAAGCTTATATTGATGAAACAAACATTGTTTCACTTTTTCAAGACTGTGACTGCGTAGTGGAAGGTTTTGATAAGGCAGAGAGCAAGGTGATTCTTCTCAAAACCTTCTGGAACTCTGGAAAATACCTTGTTTCCGCAAACGGTGTGGCCGGAAACGATGTAGAGAATATCCGTATCTACCGCCCGAAACCCACCATTGCCATCGTTGGAGACTTCGTTTCAGACGTGGCCACCCACCCCTTAAGCTCTGCCAAAGTAGGATCCATCGCTGCAATGATGGCAGGTATTGTTCTTGACTGGGCCAACATGTTTGAAAAAAGCAAAAGTTGATTTTTTTTATTGTTGATTTTACAATAATTCGATTAAATGGAAACGTTTCCTTTCAAAAAGCCAAAAGGCTCTCGAACAATCAGAGATGGCCTAAAAAACTCACAAAAGAGGCTCTCGTAAAAGATCGATAAGGAGACAAATGGTGAAAAAACTTCAAAACTCTCATTTGTGGTTTTCCCTTGTATGGGCAACGTTTATTCTGTTTGTTGTTCCTATCGGAGTTTCTCGTTTTGCATTTTTGATTTTTGGCCCTCCGGCCCCATCCCTTGCCTGGAAACTCACCATGCTTGTTCAATTCGTGCTGGCGTATAGCCTCGTGTTTTTTTGTGCTTCTTCCCACCCCTCACGGAAGGCGCTTTTCAGGCTTCCTCAAAAACCCGCCAGGCTTTTTGGAACTCTTGTCCTGGTATGGACCTCCGTTCTTTTCTCGCTCAGTGGGCTTGTTTTCATTCTCGCTATTTTAGCCAACATGGGCACCGAGGGGCAGATCGCCCAGCAGCTCTCACGGGATCTTGTAGACTATCAAGGGGCATACGGCATCCTTTTTGGTTCTCTGGAATATGGAGGTTTCTGGGAAAAAGTGGCTATTTTTGTTCTCGTTGTGGGTCTCGTCCCTATGACTGAGGAATGGCTTTTTCGGGGACTCGTGTTTGATAGTTTAACACGACACTTCTCCCCTCGATGGACTATTCTTTTTCAAGCAGGACTTTTTGCGGTTCTCCATCCCCTGGGTTTTTATACAATTTTTTATCTTGCCATCGGGCTTCTTCTGGGATGGTTCCGTTATACATTTCGCTCCCTCTGGGCAGGGATTTGGGCTCACCAGTTTCAAAACAGTCTCGCTTTTGTAAGCTTTCTTGGTGGAGGAAGGGAAATGCTTACCATAGATCCCATGCAGTTAGATCCCGGCCAACTCTGGATTATAGTACCTTTTACCCTTATCATGGTTGGCATTGCCATTCTGGCAATACGATCTCTCGTAACATGGCCTACCACTCCCACTGAAAACTCAGGGCAAAACGAAGCGCACTATCCCAGGTAAGGATCCTCGCTGCTACGGACATCTCTTTGCGACGGTATCGTACCAGAAAACAACTCGTCTCTGTAGAATGATAAAACCACATGCTCTCCATTTCTCCTGATTCGATGGGAGAAAAGGTAAAAGAGATGGGATTTTCCTTTAAGGGGAAAAACCACCCATGCCAGAGAGAAAAACTCCAGTTTTTAAAAAAGCCGCTGAGTTTTATGTGATACTCGCTTCCACTTTTCTGTTGATACCTATCCTGAGAAAATCGCATCTCCCACTTCAAAGGAGAAAAAAGCCACCCCGCCACTCCTCCCCCATAGGAGAAAAAGAACGTATTGGTACGAATATCCATACCCACTGAAGAAAAAATTCTCTCCATGCCTACCCATGACGCACCAACTCTTTCTACAAAGGCAGAGCTCGCACCAAATTTGAAAGTGCTATAGCCAGTTGTCATGTTGGTATAGACCTCAGAACGGGCAAAAAATTCAAAAAAATCTCGTTTTGCTTCAAACCCCCAGACAAATCCCCGCCTTCCCGGAATACCCCGATAAAGCTTTCCCCCATACGGTGCAAAGAAGTTCGTCCCTCCCTCGTACATAGCCATGGCCTGTCTGATTTTCCCAGGAAATCGCATCCAGACAATCCACGCCTGATCCCCTGAAAAAGCCCATTCTCCCCCTCCTTCAAACACGGGAAATCGAAGCCTGCCAAACAGGCTCCCACTTCCTAAACGCTCTGTCCCATTGGTAGTCAACAAAAAGCCCTGAGCGCCGATGCTTCCTTTTTCTCCCTCAAACGTTCCAAATCCCCCCATCGTCGTTGTCTGGTTAGAAAAGAAGAGAATCCCCCATCTCCATCCACCAAAAGAGATTTGCCCCGCCAAACCACGGAAAATCTCATCGTA
This sequence is a window from Thermospira aquatica. Protein-coding genes within it:
- a CDS encoding CPBP family intramembrane glutamic endopeptidase encodes the protein MKKLQNSHLWFSLVWATFILFVVPIGVSRFAFLIFGPPAPSLAWKLTMLVQFVLAYSLVFFCASSHPSRKALFRLPQKPARLFGTLVLVWTSVLFSLSGLVFILAILANMGTEGQIAQQLSRDLVDYQGAYGILFGSLEYGGFWEKVAIFVLVVGLVPMTEEWLFRGLVFDSLTRHFSPRWTILFQAGLFAVLHPLGFYTIFYLAIGLLLGWFRYTFRSLWAGIWAHQFQNSLAFVSFLGGGREMLTIDPMQLDPGQLWIIVPFTLIMVGIAILAIRSLVTWPTTPTENSGQNEAHYPR
- the thiF gene encoding sulfur carrier protein ThiS adenylyltransferase ThiF yields the protein MRIGIAGVGGIGSNVAMHLVRAGVTAFRIVDFDKVDPSNLNRQFYFAHQVGQSKVQMLVENLRAIRPEVQIDAREAYIDETNIVSLFQDCDCVVEGFDKAESKVILLKTFWNSGKYLVSANGVAGNDVENIRIYRPKPTIAIVGDFVSDVATHPLSSAKVGSIAAMMAGIVLDWANMFEKSKS
- a CDS encoding helix-hairpin-helix domain-containing protein, coding for MANVFKPFAVLAISLITLNLSAFDINSLSDSELSRILLQNGVDKHVVVSLVEFRQREGWIWSYEDLLLAGVPEAMLPWFRYRFSIESSPPIEDVSPDLADLLIYPADLNTASPSLLRMLPGMNEKRLKDLLDYRKQRGFTTLRELVPLGWRVEEIRAIAPYVRISDVSKTLRWKNALRLENTNTLYRTTVYFPYGEGYLLLPDFHVTTGNLSTILTQGVLGGMCSSSWGMLVGGDFIYRQGMGLLFGDPFTIISREPSSMIVWEKGLRRPFSASRDNDRNHYDEIFRGLAGQISFGGWRWGILFFSNQTTTMGGFGTFEGEKGSIGAQGFLLTTNGTERLGSGSLFGRLRFPVFEGGGEWAFSGDQAWIVWMRFPGKIRQAMAMYEGGTNFFAPYGGKLYRGIPGRRGFVWGFEAKRDFFEFFARSEVYTNMTTGYSTFKFGASSAFVERVGASWVGMERIFSSVGMDIRTNTFFFSYGGGVAGWLFSPLKWEMRFSQDRYQQKSGSEYHIKLSGFFKNWSFSLWHGWFFPLKENPISFTFSPIESGEMESMWFYHSTETSCFLVRYRRKEMSVAARILTWDSALRFALSFQWEW